A genomic segment from Saimiri boliviensis isolate mSaiBol1 chromosome 14, mSaiBol1.pri, whole genome shotgun sequence encodes:
- the DAPK3 gene encoding death-associated protein kinase 3 yields the protein MSTFRQEDVEDHYEMGEELGSGQFAIVRKCRQKGTGKEYAAKFIKKRRLSSSRRGVSREEIEREVNILREIRHPNIITLHDIFENKTDVVLILELVSGGELFDFLAEKESLTEDEATQFLKQILDGVHYLHSKRIAHFDLKPENIMLLDKNVPNPRIKLIDFGIAHKIEAGSEFKNIFGTPEFVAPEIVNYEPLGLEADMWSIGVITYILLSGASPFLGETKQETLTNISAVNYDFDEEYFSNTSELAKDFIRRLLVKDPKRRMTIAQSLEHSWIKAIRRRNVRGEDSGRKPERRRLKTTRLKEYTIKSHSSMPPNNSYANFERFSKVLEEVAAAEEGLRELERSRRLCHEDVEALAAIYEEKEAWYREESDSLGQDLRRLRQELLKTEALKRQAQEEAKGALLGTSGLKRRFSRLENRYEALAKQVASEMRFVQDLVRALEQEKLQGVECGLR from the exons ATGTCCACGTTCCGGCAGGAGGACGTGGAGGACCACTATGAGATGGGGGAGGAGCTGGGCAG cgGCCAGTTTGCGATCGTGCGGAAGTGCCGGCAGAAAGGCACGGGCAAGGAGTACGCGGCCAAGTTCATCAAGAAGCGCCGCCTGTCGTCCAGCCGGCGTGGGGTGAGCCGGGAGGAGATCGAGCGGGAGGTGAACATCCTGCGGGAGATCCGGCACCCCAACATCATCACCCTGCACGACATCTTCGAGAACAAGACGGACGTGGTCCTCATCCTGGAGCTGGTCTCCGGTGGGGAGCTCTTCGACTTCCTGGCGGAGAAGGAGTCGCTGACGGAGGACGAGGCCACCCAGTTCCTCAAGCAGATCCTGGATGGCGTCCACTACCTGCACTCCAAGCGCATCGCGCACTTTGACCTGAAG ccagaAAACATCATGCTGCTGGACAAGAACGTGCCCAACCCGCGCATCAAGCTCATCGACTTTGGCATCGCGCACAAGATCGAGGCGGGGAGCGAGTTCAAGAACATCTTTGGCACCCCGGAGTTTGTGG CCCCAGAGATTGTAAACTACGAGCCGCTGGGCCTGGAGGCGGACATGTG GAGCATTGGAGTCATCACCTACATCCT CCTGAGCGGTGCATCCCCATTCCTGGGCGAGACCAAGCAGGAGACGCTCACCAACATCTCGGCTGTGAACTACGACTTTGATGAGGAATACTTCAGCAACACCAGCGAGCTGGCCAAGGACTTCATTCGACGGCTGCTTGTCAAAGATCCCAA GCGGAGAATGACCATTGCCCAGAGCCTGGAACATTCCTGGATTAAG GCGATCCGGCGGCGCAACGTGCGTGGGGAAGACAGCGGCCGCAAGCCGGAGCGGCGGCGCCTGAAGACCACGCGGCTGAAGGAGTACACCATCAAGTCGCACTCCAGCATGCCGCCCAACAACAGCTACGCCAACTTCGAGCGCTTCTCAAAGGTGCTGGAAGAGGTGGCGGCGGCCGAGGAGGGCTTGCGTGAGCTGGAGCGCAGCCGGCGGCTCTGCCACGAGGACGTGGAGGCGCTGGCCGCCATCTACGAGGAGAAGGAAGCCTGGTACCGCGAGGAGAGTGACAGCCTGGGCCAGGACCTGCGGCGGCTGCGGCAGGAGCTGCTCAAGACCGAGGCGCTCAAGCGCCAGGCGCAGGAGGAGGCCAAGGGCGCGCTGCTGGGGACCAGCGGCCTCAAGCGCCGCTTCAGCCGCCTGGAGAACCGCTACGAGGCGCTGGCCAAGCAGGTGGCCTCCGAGATGCGCTTCGTGCAGGACCTGGTGCGCGCCCTGGAGCAGGAGAAGCTGCAGGGCGTGGAGTGCGGGCTGCGCTAG